From Rhodothermales bacterium, one genomic window encodes:
- a CDS encoding Gfo/Idh/MocA family oxidoreductase, whose translation MATIYNVGILGLGHWYSAYGMARGLVEYPKARLVAVASPDERKAREFAGTFGIQAYTRYEELLEKADVDIVLIAAPVSEIPECTIMAARAGKHIVLGKPMAMTLEQAGQMVRDVENAGVVCVPFQVITRMGAMGVKQRIDRGVIGEVLVMHQTSRWSIAEDWPRSGKPGWFVDPKHVPGGALIDEGIYAIELFSWLAGSDIVEVEARMANLVHKDIEVEDWGMATFTLANGVVATLEGSWTINAPRVTGPSPKQNAVVRLEVVGARGEIMTQFFRDPGVAVLAAGAENWVFERKAGEPFGPAQPVPIAHLIDCLEQGTQPISTIQEAYRSFAAAMAAYVSVREGRRVRVGS comes from the coding sequence ATGGCAACCATCTACAACGTAGGCATTCTCGGGTTGGGTCACTGGTATTCAGCCTACGGCATGGCGCGCGGGCTGGTGGAATATCCGAAGGCGCGCCTCGTGGCCGTGGCGAGTCCGGACGAACGCAAGGCCCGCGAGTTTGCCGGCACGTTCGGCATTCAGGCGTACACGCGGTACGAAGAGCTGCTTGAAAAGGCCGACGTGGACATCGTCCTGATCGCGGCGCCCGTCTCCGAGATCCCCGAATGCACGATCATGGCGGCGCGCGCCGGCAAGCACATCGTCCTGGGCAAGCCGATGGCGATGACCCTGGAGCAGGCGGGCCAGATGGTGCGGGATGTCGAGAATGCCGGCGTGGTATGCGTCCCGTTCCAGGTGATCACCCGGATGGGGGCGATGGGCGTGAAGCAGCGGATCGATCGGGGGGTAATCGGCGAGGTGCTGGTTATGCATCAGACGAGCCGGTGGTCCATCGCCGAGGACTGGCCTCGTTCCGGCAAGCCGGGCTGGTTCGTCGATCCGAAACACGTCCCGGGTGGCGCGCTGATCGACGAGGGGATTTACGCGATCGAGCTGTTCAGCTGGCTGGCCGGCAGCGACATCGTTGAGGTGGAGGCGCGGATGGCGAACCTGGTGCATAAAGACATCGAGGTCGAGGATTGGGGGATGGCGACGTTTACGCTGGCCAACGGCGTCGTGGCGACGCTGGAGGGTAGCTGGACCATCAACGCGCCGCGGGTGACGGGGCCGTCGCCCAAACAGAACGCGGTCGTCCGGCTGGAGGTGGTCGGTGCGCGGGGCGAAATCATGACCCAGTTTTTCCGGGACCCCGGGGTGGCCGTACTGGCCGCGGGGGCCGAGAACTGGGTGTTCGAACGAAAGGCCGGCGAGCCTTTCGGGCCGGCTCAGCCGGTTCCAATCGCGCATCTGATCGACTGCCTGGAGCAAGGGACGCAGCCCATATCAACGATTCAGGAAGCATATCGCTCGTTTGCCGCGGCGATGGCGGCGTATGTGTCGGTCAGAGAGGGTCGGAGGGTACGCGTCGGGTCGTGA
- a CDS encoding DUF87 domain-containing protein encodes MAQPIEVPDGRLYLGGSPEGGVSAPVFIKSSDLTTHGVIVGMTGSGKTGLGIVLLEEILLSGRPALILDPKGDMGNLLLAFPELSGKDFLPWVSKEDAEKAGKSPDAFADDTAKTWRDGLASWGITPERVKALRERAAFTLYTPGSTAGVPMNIVGSLQAPESAGAIEPMRDEIEGFVTSLLALVGVTGDPISSREHILLANLIEYAWNQGQNLDLAMLVGQIMNPPIRKLGVIELDSFFPEKDRRQLAMRINGLLASPSFSAWMEGPPLDIDELLFTADRKPRAAILSLGHLSDDERQFVVTLILSKLITWMRGQPGSDDLRAIVYMDEVFGFVPPTAAPPSKKPILTILKQARAFGVGMVLATQNPVDIDYKALSNTGTWMIGRLQTERDKARLMDGLSSASGGVDTRAIERQISGLQKRQFVLHSTKSAGPSLFSTRWAMSYLRGPMTREEIGRLTQQDPERHAQPVAAAAPTHSGSVAFSSIASTVAPDVASGIPTSYLHPAAAWGVIGAIKPTSATYAAAVAARVHLLYDDTKAGLRHTEEWEAVFYPLTNRLSGEDAIAIDYDDRDLLPDPPDGAQFVLPEADIHKPAFFKHLTDSLTDHLFRNQALTIYGNPKLKLYSRPGESKGEFEARCETAAQAQADAEAAKLRDQYDKKIARVSELVDKAKDQLEQLREDHSARKTDEMLSGVGSLLSVFLGGRKSSRSIATDLRRASSKRTQTRKVSSRMELAEDKVSDKLAELESLEEELGDALLKLDEQWDDISREIEEIEVSLEKSDIRVASVSLVWIPV; translated from the coding sequence ATGGCTCAACCGATTGAAGTACCGGACGGCCGTCTGTATCTCGGCGGCTCACCGGAAGGCGGAGTTTCGGCTCCGGTGTTTATCAAAAGCAGCGACCTGACCACGCATGGGGTTATCGTGGGCATGACGGGGTCGGGCAAGACGGGCCTCGGCATTGTGCTGCTGGAAGAGATCCTGCTCTCCGGCCGGCCGGCGCTCATTCTCGATCCGAAAGGCGACATGGGCAACCTGCTGCTCGCCTTTCCCGAGTTGTCGGGCAAGGATTTTCTGCCCTGGGTCAGCAAGGAAGACGCGGAGAAAGCCGGCAAATCCCCCGATGCGTTTGCCGACGACACGGCAAAAACCTGGCGCGACGGCCTCGCCTCGTGGGGCATCACGCCCGAGCGGGTGAAGGCATTGCGCGAGCGCGCCGCGTTTACGCTGTACACGCCCGGTTCGACCGCCGGCGTCCCGATGAACATCGTCGGTTCGTTGCAGGCTCCGGAATCCGCCGGCGCCATCGAGCCGATGCGCGACGAAATCGAGGGGTTCGTCACCAGCCTCCTCGCGCTGGTAGGCGTCACCGGCGACCCGATCAGCAGCCGCGAGCACATCCTGCTGGCCAACCTGATTGAATACGCCTGGAACCAGGGCCAGAACCTCGACCTTGCCATGCTCGTCGGCCAGATCATGAATCCGCCGATCCGAAAGCTCGGCGTCATCGAACTGGACTCGTTTTTCCCCGAGAAGGACCGCCGGCAACTCGCCATGCGGATCAACGGCCTGCTCGCCTCGCCGTCGTTCAGCGCGTGGATGGAAGGGCCGCCGCTGGACATCGACGAACTGCTCTTCACGGCCGACCGGAAGCCGCGCGCCGCCATCCTGTCGCTCGGGCACCTGTCCGACGACGAGCGGCAGTTCGTCGTCACCCTCATCCTCTCGAAACTCATCACGTGGATGCGCGGCCAGCCGGGCTCGGACGACCTGCGCGCCATCGTGTATATGGACGAGGTCTTCGGCTTTGTCCCCCCTACGGCCGCCCCGCCGAGCAAAAAGCCGATCCTGACGATCCTCAAACAGGCCCGCGCGTTCGGCGTCGGGATGGTGCTGGCGACGCAGAACCCGGTCGACATCGACTACAAGGCGCTCTCGAACACCGGCACATGGATGATCGGCCGGCTGCAGACCGAGCGCGACAAGGCCCGCCTCATGGATGGCCTCTCGTCCGCCAGCGGCGGCGTCGATACCCGGGCGATCGAGCGACAGATCAGCGGGCTGCAAAAACGGCAATTCGTTTTGCATTCCACCAAAAGCGCCGGCCCCTCCCTCTTCAGCACGCGCTGGGCGATGTCGTACCTGCGGGGCCCGATGACCCGCGAGGAAATCGGCCGGCTCACCCAACAGGACCCGGAGCGCCACGCACAACCCGTCGCGGCGGCCGCGCCGACCCATTCCGGCTCGGTGGCCTTTTCTTCGATCGCCAGCACCGTCGCGCCGGATGTCGCCTCGGGCATCCCGACGTCTTACCTCCACCCCGCCGCCGCCTGGGGCGTGATCGGTGCCATCAAGCCGACCAGCGCCACCTATGCCGCCGCCGTCGCCGCCCGCGTGCACCTGCTGTACGACGACACCAAGGCCGGCTTGCGCCATACGGAGGAGTGGGAGGCCGTCTTCTATCCGCTCACAAATCGCTTGTCGGGCGAGGACGCCATCGCCATCGATTACGACGACCGCGACCTCCTGCCCGACCCGCCCGACGGCGCGCAATTCGTGTTGCCCGAGGCGGATATCCACAAGCCGGCGTTTTTTAAGCACCTGACGGACTCCCTGACCGATCACCTGTTCAGAAACCAGGCGCTCACCATCTACGGGAACCCCAAACTCAAACTCTATTCGCGACCGGGCGAGTCGAAAGGCGAATTCGAGGCGCGATGCGAAACGGCGGCACAGGCCCAGGCCGACGCCGAGGCGGCCAAACTGCGCGATCAATACGACAAAAAAATCGCGCGGGTCAGCGAACTCGTCGACAAGGCCAAGGATCAACTCGAACAGTTGCGCGAGGACCACAGCGCCCGAAAGACCGACGAGATGTTGTCGGGCGTGGGCTCGCTGCTCTCCGTTTTTCTGGGCGGCCGCAAATCCTCCCGGAGCATCGCGACCGACCTGCGCAGGGCCTCGTCGAAGCGGACGCAGACGCGCAAAGTGTCCTCGCGGATGGAGCTGGCCGAGGACAAGGTCTCCGACAAGCTCGCCGAGCTGGAATCGCTGGAAGAGGAACTGGGAGATGCGCTCCTGAAACTCGACGAACAGTGGGACGATATCTCCCGCGAGATCGAAGAGATCGAAGTCAGCCTCGAAAAGTCGGATATCCGCGTGGCGAGCGTCTCGCTGGTCTGGATTCCGGTTTGA
- a CDS encoding DUF5060 domain-containing protein, with the protein MNPSFLPLLLLVLTASRCGAQPAETPAPTGGPVTISGELMQWHRVTLTFEGPETSEGASPNPFLDYRLDVTFTHGNTRFTVPGYYAADGDAGESGAKAGGAWRAHFAPDSTGTWRYAVSFRTGPGIAVSDDPSVGAATAFDGLTGTFEVLPTDKTGRDFRGQGRLVYAGERYYRFAGTGAYFIKGGADSPENLLAFTDFDNTAAGKTILHAYGPHVDDWREGDPSWRGGKGKGLIGALNYLASEGLNSVYFLTMNVEGDGDDVFPWTTKQERMRFDASKLDQWEIAFSHMDRQGLMLHVITQETENDQLLDGGELGPERRLYYRELVARFAHHPAIVWNLGEENTNTDAQRKAFAEYLRALDPYDHPIVIHTFPNQYDQVYTPLLGFEAFEGPSLQMGDMTRTYAETYTWIARSVEAGRPWVVMLDEIGPHTDGVKPDGVGNNHDEVRRHALWGNLMAGGAGVEWYFGYQHPHSDLNLEDFRSRDAFWDYTRYALAFFHEQLPFDRMIPRNELLEPGSDAWVLAAPGEVYAVYAPQGGTIKIDLNEKEGMLRIRWFNPRTGTFAPAVARLVGKGDPAQPFGQYRTIRAPDSEGDWVALIQ; encoded by the coding sequence ATGAATCCATCTTTCCTCCCGCTGCTTCTTCTCGTGCTCACCGCCTCGCGGTGCGGAGCACAGCCGGCCGAGACGCCCGCGCCCACGGGCGGGCCCGTCACGATTTCGGGCGAACTCATGCAGTGGCACCGCGTGACGCTGACGTTCGAGGGTCCGGAGACCTCAGAGGGCGCCTCGCCGAATCCGTTTCTCGACTACCGCCTGGATGTGACGTTCACACACGGCAATACGCGTTTCACCGTCCCGGGCTATTACGCGGCCGACGGCGACGCAGGGGAGAGCGGCGCCAAAGCAGGGGGCGCGTGGCGAGCCCATTTTGCCCCCGATTCCACCGGCACCTGGCGGTACGCCGTATCCTTTCGCACGGGCCCCGGCATAGCGGTTTCGGATGACCCGTCGGTCGGCGCGGCGACAGCGTTCGACGGCCTGACGGGGACCTTCGAGGTGCTTCCGACCGACAAAACCGGGCGAGACTTCCGGGGCCAGGGCCGGCTGGTCTATGCCGGCGAGCGGTACTACCGGTTTGCCGGCACCGGGGCGTATTTCATCAAAGGAGGCGCGGACAGTCCGGAAAACCTGCTGGCCTTCACCGACTTCGACAATACGGCCGCTGGGAAAACCATCCTCCATGCCTATGGGCCGCACGTGGACGACTGGCGGGAAGGCGATCCGTCATGGCGGGGCGGCAAGGGGAAAGGCCTCATCGGCGCGTTGAACTACCTCGCCAGCGAAGGCCTGAACAGCGTGTATTTCCTCACGATGAACGTGGAGGGGGACGGCGACGACGTCTTCCCGTGGACTACCAAGCAGGAACGGATGCGGTTCGATGCCAGCAAACTGGACCAGTGGGAGATCGCGTTCAGCCATATGGATCGGCAGGGGCTCATGCTCCACGTGATCACGCAGGAGACCGAAAACGACCAGCTGCTCGACGGCGGCGAACTGGGGCCGGAACGCCGGCTCTATTACCGCGAACTCGTCGCCCGTTTCGCCCACCACCCCGCCATCGTGTGGAACCTGGGCGAGGAGAACACCAATACCGATGCCCAGCGAAAAGCGTTTGCGGAGTACCTCCGGGCGCTCGACCCGTACGACCACCCGATCGTCATCCACACGTTTCCCAACCAGTACGACCAGGTCTACACCCCGCTGCTGGGTTTCGAGGCGTTCGAAGGCCCGTCGCTCCAGATGGGGGACATGACGAGGACCTACGCCGAAACCTACACCTGGATTGCCCGCAGCGTCGAAGCCGGTCGTCCGTGGGTCGTGATGCTGGACGAGATCGGTCCGCATACCGACGGCGTCAAACCGGATGGCGTCGGCAACAACCACGACGAAGTGCGCCGGCATGCGCTCTGGGGCAACCTGATGGCCGGCGGGGCCGGCGTGGAGTGGTATTTTGGCTACCAGCACCCTCACTCCGACCTTAATCTGGAGGATTTCCGGTCGCGCGACGCGTTCTGGGACTACACCCGGTACGCGCTGGCCTTCTTCCACGAACAGCTCCCCTTCGACCGGATGATCCCCCGAAACGAGCTCCTCGAACCAGGGTCGGACGCGTGGGTGCTGGCGGCGCCGGGCGAAGTGTACGCGGTGTATGCCCCGCAGGGCGGGACGATCAAGATCGACCTGAACGAGAAAGAAGGCATGTTGCGCATCCGCTGGTTCAACCCGCGGACGGGCACGTTTGCGCCGGCGGTTGCCCGGCTTGTAGGCAAGGGCGATCCGGCGCAGCCTTTTGGCCAGTACCGGACCATCAGGGCGCCGGATTCCGAAGGCGACTGGGTCGCGCTCATCCAGTAG